ttaaaatgcaattgGATGTTACAACAAATCATGCTGGTGTTTTTTGGCAATTGAAGAATAACAATAATATAGACCAAATGTAGTTTTATACACTCttggtatattcctcgatctcaaGACTATATGCATTTGGCGAGATTTgaatcaaaactgacggagcatcttacacacatacatacacacatacagcattaggcaaattatagtaacgTTATTACATAGAACCTGTAAAGCGTATTTCCCAATAGATCAATGCGATGTCCAGAGTAGCAACATAAGTAGTACAAAAAGATATGACAAATGAAATATAACATCATAAATTACATActttggtatcaaataatttatacTTGATGGATATTATACGAAGTTAAAACTTTACTTTAATTCAATATAATTATACTTTGTTACAACAtgacaaaatacatgtatatagtctTGGTTAAAACAGATGTGCACTAAACATAGTATGACGTCACAATGCTACTATTTCGCCCAGAACTCTGTAACCGTACTTCtcagataggtcaaagtatactttttctgaatcataaTTTCCAGAGAATCACGATGATGTGGGTTTAAACTGGTTTTAGTAATTTAGTAACTTAATCATTTGCGCACAGTTCAAAGAGCTGTTCCTACTAACTCGGGGTGATATTGAAACGGCcccatagcctagattaatcaGCGCTGTAAGTACTAATTTCTATGCCAAATACGGCAACTGTAGCATGGTTTACACGAATGCAATCTGATTGTATTTGAACTGAATTCTTTTAAAAACGACAATTTATCAGCCCAAATAAATTAgagtaattaattttttttgtttatttatattttgcaggTTACGGGAACATGACACCTCGAACCATTGAAGGGCAAGTTTTCTGTGTCATCTACGCCATATTTGGAATACCCTTGATGGGGTTTGTACTTAGCACCGTGTATAAAGGCGTGCTGAACTTCTTCAAGTATGCCATCCGCAACTTTGCTTTTTGCCGAAGATCACACAAAGAAACAACGTCTGTCAAACATAGACTAATTATTCTGTTTGTTCTTTTATTGGCTGCCTTCACTGTTCTTGTATTAGTTCCTgctgttttgttcaaattttttgaaggatgGAACTTCTGGGAAGCAACCTATTATTGCTTCATTACAATAAGCACCATAGGATTCGGCGACTATGTAGTGGGCAATTACCCTGATCACTCCGAACATACTAGATGGATTTTGAAGATTGGTGCAGTAATCTACATAACAATGGGTCTAAGTTTTATGATGGCCCTGggaaaaattgctgaaaatgaatTTCGCAGAACAGGAAATCGTCGAAAAGCATATAGGATTAAAATGAGAAATTCAAGCAACCGTCCTAATAGTAACTCTTCTACCAAAAAAATATGTGCTGATGGCAGTGTGTGGACAGTAAAAGACACGAGATCTTCCGCTCCTTTGTGTACCATTACAGAAACGGATAGGATAAGTAATGGTGGTGATATTATCAAGAGTACCGATCTTGCAAAGCAAACATTAGTTGCAGAAACCGCCTTTTCCAAAAACTGCAACGAAAATGATCGAACTTCTTCGTCCAAGAAGCACAGAACAAGAAGGGGGAAGGGATCGCACAAGAACTATGAAGGTGACGTGTATGATGAGTCCAAACAAGAAGACCACATGGCATTTTCTGTCAGTTCCTTGATGCTAGCAGCGAACGCTTTTGATGATTCGTGAAGGTTGAAAAAGTGTGTGGAAGTTAACTTTGAACAGTACTGTCATCTTCCGAGTAAGGGAAACACAAAACTGAGACATAGTGTTTCAATTGGTCTGTTGATCTATGATCTATccacagcaaacacacaacgttttacagaaaaggtttaaatgtcggtttatatatataaagggtataaaacggttttaacaacattcataaaacgtttttgaaaacgtgatgcaaaacattctaacagaatgttattttattaaggaatcggatagcaacgtttgcatagtatttttgtgggacctgagagcacatcatacatatcgaattgcattctgaatacgagaaatgtctttttgatatcacataattttgattatttaaataaaaatcaaagttatttgatatcagaaggacattcctcgtattcagaatgcaattcgatatgtctggtccCAGGTCCCACAAACATACGTGAAAAAATCCGAGCCCTTAACAAttaacaaaaac
The Amphiura filiformis chromosome 3, Afil_fr2py, whole genome shotgun sequence DNA segment above includes these coding regions:
- the LOC140147783 gene encoding potassium channel subfamily K member 17-like, with the protein product MTPRTIEGQVFCVIYAIFGIPLMGFVLSTVYKGVLNFFKYAIRNFAFCRRSHKETTSVKHRLIILFVLLLAAFTVLVLVPAVLFKFFEGWNFWEATYYCFITISTIGFGDYVVGNYPDHSEHTRWILKIGAVIYITMGLSFMMALGKIAENEFRRTGNRRKAYRIKMRNSSNRPNSNSSTKKICADGSVWTVKDTRSSAPLCTITETDRISNGGDIIKSTDLAKQTLVAETAFSKNCNENDRTSSSKKHRTRRGKGSHKNYEGDVYDESKQEDHMAFSVSSLMLAANAFDDS